In Apteryx mantelli isolate bAptMan1 chromosome 16, bAptMan1.hap1, whole genome shotgun sequence, a single genomic region encodes these proteins:
- the TEKT4 gene encoding tektin-4, whose amino-acid sequence MAEAGALLTKEPAPQAVPASQLPMKVAEVALNAGPHSSCGLATAGFRTAKYLPQEWHEHRHSQAHEASIDRHQAERCRLEARGLAQRTAAAAQRSQQESTAALGQRLQDIHFWKAELQKEIEELIAETGLLAAQKVRLERALDATEVPCSIATDNLQCRERRQHPDLVCDQVEIELLKEAELIRNIQELLKRTLMQAGNQMRLNQDHKEVCEMDWSDKVETYNTDDKCGRYSNQSTNIQLHPGSVKFEESASTPETWAKFSHDNIYRAEREKLASINLRALIDNILHDVAEDLRMQCAAVNEAFAKRCEELEDAKHKLEYHLKNTLKEIGDQEANIAALKQAIKDKEAPMKVAQTRLYDRSFRPNVELCRDPAQFRLISEVEELTESIESLKKKLLESEQSLRNLEDTRMNLEKEIAVKTNSIFIDRQKCMAYRTRYPVVFKLTGYQ is encoded by the exons ATGGCGGAGGCGGGGGCGCTGCTGACCAAGGAGCCGGCGCCGCAGGCGGTACCGGCCTCCCAGCTGCCCATGAAGGTGGCCGAGGTGGCGCTCAACGCGGGGCCCCACTCCTCCTGCGGCCTGGCCACGGCCGGCTTCCGCACCGCCAAGTACCTGCCGCAGGAGTGGCACGAGCACCGCCACAGCCAGGCCCACGAGGCCTCCATCGACCGCCACCAGGCCGAGCGCTGCCGGCTCGAGGCCCGCGGCCTGGCCCAGCGCACCGCCGCCGCAGCCCAGCGCTCCCAGCAAGAGTCCACGGCCGCCCTGGGCCAGCGCCTCCAGGACATTCACTTCTGGAAGGCCGAGCTCCAGAAGGAGATCGAGGAGCTCATCGCCGAGACCGGGCTGCTGGCGGCCCAGAAGGTGCGGCTGGAAAGGGCGCTCGATGCCACCGAGGTGCCCTGCTCCATCGCCACCGATAACCTGCAGTGTCGAGAGAGGCGGCAGCACCCGGACCTGGTTTGCGACCAGGTGGAGATAGAGTTGCTAAAG GAAGCTGAACTTATCAGAAATATCCAGGAACTTTTGAAGAGAACTTTGATGCAAGCTGGTAACCAGATGCG ATTAAATCAAGATCACAAAGAGGTTTGTGAAATGGACTGGTCAGACAAAGTTGAAACATACAACACTGACGATAAATGTGGAAGATACAGTAACCAGAGCACCAACATCCAGCTCCATCCTGGCTCCGTGAAGTTTGAAGAGAG TGCCTCAACACCAGAGACATGGGCAAAATTCAGTCATGACAACATTTATAGGGCAGAACGAGAAAAACTGGCTTCCATCAATCTTCGTGCCTTGATTGACAATATTCTTCATGATGTAGCTGAGGACCTGCGCATGCAGTGTGCTGCTGTTAATGAGGCTTTTGCCAAACGCTGTGAGGAGCTGGAAGATGCAAAACACAAACTAGAGTATCATTTGAAAAAT ACACTTAAGGAGATTGGAGATCAAGAAGCTAACATTGCTGCTCTCAAACAAGCTATCAAGGACAAAGAAGCCCCAATGAAAGTTGCTCAAACAAGGCTGTATGACAGATCTTTTAGGCCCAATGTTGAGCTCTGCAGAGATCCAGCACAATTCAG GCTGATCAGTGAAGTTGAAGAACTAACGGAATCCATTGAGTCTTTGAAGAAAAAACTACTGGAATCTGAACAGTCTCTGAGGAACCTGGAAGACACACGAATGAATTTAGAGAAAGAAATAGCTGTGAAgacaaacagtatttttattgaTAGGCAAAAGTGTATGGCCTATCGCACACGCTACcctgttgtttttaaattaacaggTTACCAGTAG